The nucleotide sequence GGTTTGATTTATGATACTGATTTCTTTTAGCTTGAAAGTGATGAAAGTTCCTGGATAAAAGAACCACGCTTGAGTCGGTGTTTATGGGGTAGAAACAAACACAAGagtccttttttgaaaaaagaatgtCGCCAAGTGAGGCTGAATTTTCCTCAACCTCTATGAttagaggtggacacctataccactacaccattcTCGACCTCATCGAACTTGTAATGTTGACGACTGCTTTCAGGTGTTACAACTTGTGAGTGAGCTGACCAGTATCCCAGATGAGGACATTGCAGACTTTGCCTCCATCATCCTGCAACTTGTCATGGAGAACAGTGAGGACTGACCAGCACTCAATACTGACCAAACTTGTTTCCATTATCAAGATTATTAAAGAAACtaagaaatatataacaaatttcATGTTCATGAAACCTAAAAACATAAAGATTGGCTTAAATGTTTAGATAGTTCACGGTTTTTGTGGTTCAAATGACTTTGACTACAAACATACCAAAGAGAATTTCTTATACACCACATTTAACATCTTCATCCAAACACCTAAGGTTTAAAGAGTATTGAATAGATTATAGACTGTAAATGAAACTTGGGTTTCTTTAACTGAAACAATTACCATTTGGAACTcattggccattttccatcaaaaaccacctcggatgtatatggacggtttacaatgtcagaaattgTTACATTTAACTGCACTTCAAGAAGAttgcaaagttattttaatttagcaattcaacaaaatgatttttctcttgggaatcttaattatttatgctaTAATGCACTTCACTGGCTATCAATTTAAACTGCATgtgtaatacaatatacacatttaaacacttcaacaaatTAATACTCTTACTTAAAATttaacgaactacttctactggaGGAAGGGAATGAATTCAACTTTGTTTCTGATGGTAAATGGCCGAGGTGTCCCAATAACATTATAGAAATGTCCACATGTTAGCAGTTTTTTGTACGTATGGGTGTATTAACATTctcatgtaaaaaaatacaatattataattagGCCACTAATAACAAATAGTTTGTTTGGTTTTACCTGACTGACTCAAGATTACACGCTATCAGCAAGTTTTTAGCCTCTCCACTGGTCATATAACTTTCTTTTTCATTACACAAATAAATGCATAACAAAGTTAAAACCTTTCAGGTCTACCTTTCAATTTACCCACCCCTCAATGATATGGGTCAGATACGGTCACACTATCTATTTTTTAACTGTGGcctaatatatgttttatatgtattatacagtACAAGAACTGATTTAGATATGCAATTTTCCTAATTTGTATTTCTTGTATATAATTTCCCCAAATATCTGTGATGGATTATTTATGCTGTGATATTTCTTATATGTTATGGTCACACTTGtgagatgttgttgttttaaaagtgtttaatttttTGCTAAACCTGTGATTGCGTATTCATGAACAATTTTGAACGAGAAAATGTTCTCAGCAAAATGTTCAAGGTGTTATACTGTATAGTATGACAGTGTAAGActatgcaaaacatttttatagttaACATTGTGATAATAGTTATTGTTAACTTGTAAAAGTGAACTATTTTACGTAACGTTCGATAcgatattttaattcaaaccaGTTCAGCTGCAACATTTGTCCAGAATCTTTTTAGAAATAGAAATGAGTCCATGAAAATTCAAGAGCTGTGAGTAAAGATTTGAACGTTACAATATTGACGTTAACAACATTATCTTTAACttagttctgaacaatcagctcATTGTATGCAAATCCTTtcattatgttcaaacttgatCTTTTCTTATTGTCATACTTCGTACGAaattatcattcatttttcGTCATTTTTATggtctttattattttattataaacatgtacttGTAGTTTTGAAACTTTTCACTTTATGCCATTGTTGATGTTGTTCATAATTCAGCTGCCTATATTACACTATTCaatgttcattgtttaaaattgtgtgtgttttattatataccaatATTGTTGTTAACTTATGATGTCATCTATTACAATTCAAAGCTTTATAGTGATACTCGtacttaaaatcaatacaaacacatgtataacaaacataaattttgagtgataaaccttttaactACTTATGGAAAAAATTATTACAGAAATCAATATTGGTACAGTGATTAACTCTCGTCTCGTAagttagaaataccgtgttttctgaacctttcttcaaattaaaaatggtttccttcataagaaccgttgttttcaatatttattgatcATTTTTGGTAACTTAATAAagcaattgtattatttgtggtacatcttatttagtagttataagagtgcatctttaaacattaACGCTTGTTTTGAAACTTGTTGtcataaatgttattataaatgacaattttattccatttgcattattattgaaacaaatttaaatgtacatatCTATATAAATGACTAGAATAGAAAATACAATTATCTGCACAAAATTTAGGCCAAATGATGATTGGACAATTCTAGGTCATCAGGTCgaatatcagaaaataattatGGAATATCTGAGACTTCATTTTCTacaaatgttcatgaaacttggttagAATATGTCTTAATCATTTCTCTGATAGTGTCGAAGTGTCGATGTGTAAAACATAATTCAAGAATACTCTAGTTATCAGTTTTAAAGATAATCTGGCTGAAAAAgcaacataaaaacaagttaATTAGTCTGGCCTAAATGTGTTCATTATCATAGAATCAGGTATTTTTCTGGCATTTCCAGTGGAAGGTAAACATCCTTCATGAAATACATCCAGGAAACAAACCTGTCCCTGTTCAGGGTGTAGACTCgctatatgcatatattatacATACCCACAGGATACAATATTCTGTTTGTGTGGGTGTATCTGAGCATTATAAGATATTTATGTTACAGTTTTCAAGCTGAGTTGTGATTCGTATTCAAGAGTATGGTGCACACACCACTGGGTTCATGATACATTGCTTAAGAATTTTATTAATCACTTTCAAATGAACCATTTCTCTGTATTGTAAAGGTATATACACATTGGAATGTGTACATCTAAATGTTGGTGAATGATAGTTTATGAAATAAGAAACTAGCGCTATTTAGTTCAATACTTAGTTTAGTTTTATAATAGAATACTTGAAAGGTTTTGATAAGCTGGTAATTTTAGAACTAGAATACACTTGGATTGTAAAAGGGTTTAAAGGGTACTTTTGTGTAAGATTAACCTGTGAATTTTGGAATATTTCGTGCAAGAGGACTTGACAATAGGAACGTAAAGACAGCAAAAAGACGATATTTTTAAAGGGTTGGTGAGAAGGACAGGGACAGTTATACAACAAGATGTCTCGAGTGGTTGAATTGAGAAGATACAACACCAGTCAGCCATGGGGCTTCAAGATGCAGGGAGGCTCCGATGTAGGCCTGCCTCTGTTTGTCGCCCATGTAAGTAAACCTCATAATCTTAAATGCTTTcattttttggcattttcttcATCGTACCTTATTAGCCcttgggtggtattcaatattagtcTTAATAGAAAATTGACGTACTTGCTAGATTTGAGGCTCAGATGTGGGACTGGCATTGTTTATAGCGCATGCAAGTGTGATATCAAACATATTCTGCCATAATTCTTGTGAAAGAGTGTTGCGTCAGACATTGGTTAACAATGAATCATGTGTGTGAAACTGCAAGTAAGCAATAATCATAATGTGTCCTGGTGACTGTTCAATGTCTTTGGACCATTTgatcatatatgtttttcttcaatGAAAGTTTGTATACCGCACATTATAATCAAATTCACCTTGATCATTTTCACAAAGTTTTTTAAATGCTTCAATTTCTATTCATCATTGATTCTTTGATAGCAAACAATTGTGTTGAACTTACATGTGCATAGTTGGGGCCAGAATTTATTTAACGGGGGCAGATTCAggatttgatgttagagggggcgtaacttagggacAATAGCTTTTTAcctgcgcccctccctcagaacctttatttaatgttttaaagtgttGGTAGTGGGGCTTTGGGGTACTTTCCTAATTCTTTTTAACACATTCTAGTCCAAAATAGCGCATTTTGggcaaatttaattaattatttctcttaaaaaagtaaaagtaaactTGGTCGATGACCCCATCCCCGCCCCCTCCTGGATCCACTAGTGTTAAGGATTTACTACTTCATTTACTACATTCCTCATACAGCATCTGCAAGGTATGTTGTATAGCTTTACCATTTGTGCATTATAACTGCACACAATAATGTAATTAACATGGCATACAGGGAGTGTGTACAATGTTATTTCTGCATACTGCACACAATAATGTAATTAACATGGCATACAGGGAGTGTGTACAATGTTATTTCTGCATACTGCACACAATAATGTAATTAACATGGCATACAGGGAGTGTGTACAATGTTATTTCTGCATACTGCACACACTCATTTAATTAACATGGCATACAGGGAGTGTGTACAATGTTATTTCTGCATACTGCACACAATGATGTATTTAACATGGCATACAGGGAGTGTTTACAATGTTATTTCTGCATACTGCACACAATGATGTAATTGACATGGCATACAGGGAGTGTGTACAATGTTATTTCTGCATACTGCACACAATGATGTTATTGACATGGCATACAGGGAGTGTGTACAATGTTATTTCTGCATACTGCACACAATGATGTAATTAACATGGCATACAGGGAGTGTTTACAATGTTATTTCTGCATACTGCACACAATGATGTAATTAACATGGCATACAGGGTGTGTGTACAATGTTATTTCTGCATACTGCACACAATGATGTAATTAACATGGCATACAAGGAGAGTTTACAATGTTATTTCTGCATACTGCacacaataatttaattaacaTGGCATACAAGGAGAGTTTACAGTGTTATTTCTGCATACTGCACACAATGATGTAATTAACATGGCATACAGGGAGTGTGTACAATGTTATTTCTGCATACTGCACACAATGATGTAATTAACATGGCATACAGGGAGTGTGTACAGTGTTATTTCTGTATACTGCACACAATGATGTAATTAACATGGCATACAGGGAGTGTGTACAATGTTATTTCTGCATACTGCACACAATGATGTAATTAACATGGCATACAGGGAGTGTGTACAGTGTTATTTCTGCATACTGCACACAATGATGTAATTAACATGGCATACAGGGAGTGTGTACAGTGTTATTTCTGCATACTGCACACAATGATGTAATTAACATGGCATACAGGGAGTGTGTACAGTGTTATTTCTGTATACTGCACACAATGATGTAATTAACATGGCATACAGGGAGTGTGTACAGTGTTATTTCTGTATACTGCACACAATGATGTAATTAACATGGCATACAGGGAGTGTTTACAATGTTATTTCTGCATACTGCACACAATCATTTAATTAACATGGCATACAGGGAGAGTTTACAATGTTATTTCTGCATACTGCACACAATGATGTAATTAACATGGCATACAGGGAGTGTTTACAATGTTATGTCTAGTAATAAAGATCAACCCCCTGTACCTGAAAACATACCTGGAAAAATGTGTTGCCATGGTAACGATCTAACTAGTACAAGACAATAGACTGCACAGATCTTTGGTAGCAACAGGAACTAGTATATGAACACAGAAGTAGATCAGATAGGAATATTGGGAACAGGTCCAGCTCATGCTGTttaagttattaatttattctgggagtaggattatttgttgtttgttaattGGTCCCAGATTTAATCAAtgtgaacatattttgattttttttgtcttgctAAATTGAAGCTTTTCGCTTTTTGTCAAAAgcgttatttttattaaaacacttaagagttaacataaaaacatttaatgccCAGTAATCTGTAAAGAAATACCTGTATCACaaattattttagtaaaatattgataatgtaCGTGCAATAGTCAATAAtctaaataattgtattttttgtgtggATTTTAGCAGAAAATTAAAATAGTGCCCTTTGTATcccagggcagggcagggcagggcagggcagggcagggcagggacACAGAATAATCAGGAACGTGGCTTGGGTTAGTACATGAGCATTAGGCCATGTGTCACTCACGATAAAAGTACCGGTCTATGTTTATTCCAAATGTGAGGGGTAAATAGTGGGAAAGGGCAGGTAAGGTCACAGAAAATTGCATGAGctgtattatacatgtacttatatacatgtacatatgatgATTGTTTCTTCCTCCAGGTGTCTCCCGGAAGTATTGCCGGCCAAGCTAGACTGAAGGCTGGAGACGGCATCCTTAGAATAGGGTGCGTTGACACCATCGGATTTACGCATGAGCAGGCAAGAGCGGAGATGATCCGATCTGGTAACGAGATTGACCTCACGGTGCAGGAGTAAGTTGGCTTAATTAAGTGGGCGATTGTAAACATACCTGATAAATCGTCTCTGTAATACTAAATAAGATGACCCAGAATTATACTTATCAGTTTAATAGataatatgtaaatttataaatacatttataagatAATACTTCCTAcaaatattttactgtttgtacATGCGATATAGTGTTTAAAATGTATCGGAAGggatattttcaattaatccatctacaaaatatatatacatgtccCGAAAGAGGCGTAATAAACCTGGGCATGGGAGGAAATATAGCAATGAGTACTAGTcatttatataaagatatacacaattatttacCCCCCAAAGAGGCATAGTTAATCCACCTGCTGGAGAAGAGACCACTGAGGAAGATCGACCCCGGATGTCCGTGAGCGATTCTGACTCGCCTTACCAGGAAGTGACATCAAAAACCTTTCAGATGATGGAGAAGGAACTCCCGGAAGCAGGGCAAGCAGGTGTGTGTTGGAATGCTTTCTGTAGTATCAATACTTTGAAAGCTTTCTGTGgcatcaatattttgaaattgtttctgGATATCAATTATTTGGAATGTTTTCTGAGgcatcaatatttgaaatgcTTTCTGTGGTATCAATATCTGGAATGCTTTTTTTGgcatcaatatttgaaatgcTTTCCATggtatcaatatttcaaatgctttctctgatatcaatattttgaaTGCTTTCTGTGgcatcaatattttgaaattgtttctgggtatcaatatttcaaatgctTTCTGTGGTATCAATATTTGGAATGCTTTCTAGGGCATCATTATTTGAAATGCTTTCTGGGACATCAATATTTGGAATGTTTTCTGTGGCATTATTTATAGAATGAGTTCTGTGGTATTAATATTTGGAATGATTTTTgtggtgtaaatatttgaaatgattcCTGTGTTTTTAGTATTTCAAATGCTTTTCATTGTATCAACATTTGGAATGCTTTCTGTGGTATCAATAATTGGAATGCTTTCTGtgttatcaatattttgaatGCTTTTTGTGATATCATTGCTTCTGCTAAGAGAAATAAGAGTTATAATTTTTCTTAGATACTCTGTTAAGAAGTTTAGAGACTAAGAGTACACTACATTACACAGATTGATACCAATGGTTTTCgcattattatacacaaatTGAACGAAATAATAACATGGAACTCCGAAAGATATGGACATGTTTGTGAATTAAATTTTAGAggaaattttaagaaataaataaaaaagcagcaGTTCAAATTCACAAATATCCAATATATGGTACGACAAACTcccattttcaaaaactatCAGTAAAAGGAGTTTATTTCAAACCCATCAGttgttttgaagttattctctGGACAAGGGTGTGTAAGAAAATGGTTTAGGGGAGATAACTTAATAAACTGTATGCTCTCCCTTTTAGAATCATAAAAATCTTGAGTCAGTTTATAAGGAAGAAATGAAAATACCTTTTTGAGCACACGGATAACCCCTCCCACACCTTTTTTGCATAGGCGGTCAAATTCGCCACCCCCACCACCATTTTCTTAATCCCTCAGTCTCAAAGAGACCCCTGGCAATCTTTtaggattgacaattatcagctgttagaCTTAGACCCCATGAAGTCACTCTTTTAacttcttatttttcatttcagggGCAAGGCCAGCGTCTATATTCGACAAGAAGCGACAAAAACGATCAGCCTACACAAAAGCTGACCAATCAGGTTATACCAAACCATTTGGTGCACAGTAATATAGCCAGTGGTTGAAATATTCGTGCTCGAAAACTGGACAGCCGGGGAAGTGCCTAGCAATGGACATTTGTCATCCTCGTTTTTTTGGATGCAACCCAGCACTGTTAGTCAGCTAGGCCACACAAtccatatatcatatttttcacatacaaaaaatcatacatttcacaaaataatgtGATCGCTTCCATATATTCAGAGAACAATAAGTTTCAAGTGTCTGGATGGAAGTGTTATTTTCACAAACATGTGATCGCATTCCTTGGATATTTGAGAAATAATagtgaaataatttgatatgtGTTGTGTGTGGTCCAACTGAGTGATTCGTATGAAAACGCTGACTGTTCTAATTGGTGTCATCTGTATGTTTTCTTGTGTCGCTTGGCAGCTTTCAAAACCTTGTATCAACTTTGGGAAAAACACTAGAGCCAAGAGCTAAAAATcctaaaatgtaatgtttgttttaggtGCTCATAAAATTGAACTATATATGACTATTACAGTCAAACCccattggctcaaactcccagggaccggcaaaatTACCACGAGCCTCGGAAAAATTTGGGCCAAGCGggaattgttttattcattacaaacaaatcattataaacatcagtttgagccaacgagaaaatcgTGCCAATCGAGTTtgagtcaacggggttcgactgtattttacaatatttttcgATTTGATGCTTGTTGGTTCTTCTTCCAGTAGTatgtaagtttttatttttaaaaaaatattaacacttgTAAGTATCCTTATTATTGTTATACTATAAAAATTCTTTACACAAGTATAACTCCATTTGCACGAGCATATTGTGGAACAATTTATTTCAACCAGATTTcaatcattttcattataacTGATTTTACGCTTTGCCAAAGATATCTTgccatattttaatttgtacatATTATTTAACTTCTATTTTTTCGCAAATTGTTGACTTAATCTcagcatttttttgtaaaaaagaattGCTTTGGTAATCCACATATCAAAGCTTtataaaaagtgtgtttaaagtcaatgttgttattgttctttttcagagtttacttaaaataaaattggttttgTACGAGTACCTAATCTTTTAGGTTAATTTAGCAGCCATAGTTTCCATGTAATAATTTaccttcaaaaataagaaagtgggtcaaaaggtcaaagtcaaggacaccATATAAAAATTAGTTTGTAAAACTGTAGACAATTAGTTCAATGTTCATTACTGTATAGTTTTTTATTGCATTGCAGTTGTTTCAAAGTCAAACATTAAAACCCAAGATCGCACGTGGGCAATATTGAAAATTGTTGGCAAAACCTAAATAACATTGTCAAAATCTCAATGCTGTAGCTTTCAAAAATAAGACAGTAGGTCAAAAGATCATTGTAAAGGTCATCTAAGACAATGTAGGTGATGGTTATAAAAAGTAATTTGctcaaaaaatatttgcaaaagaCTGTTGTCCCTAGGGTATGTTACTATTTTACTACTATGGTATAATTTATATGAGAACAACTTAATTAAGGCACCAATACAAATCACAGTGTCAGATTTTGTGAAACCAAGTATCAGACCAATCTCTTTTATAATTGGAAAGAAGTTTGTTTAACCAACCATAGCTATACAGTGAAAATTCAGTAAAAGACTTAGAGCCATAACCCTTGAATAAATAGGCCAAAACAAAAGGACAAATATGTTGGGCAATTATAGGTTCCCCTGATGGTgatcatgtgtaccaagtttcagctCAATCCATTTAAAACTGTGACGTATTCTCTCGACTTACTTTTTGCAACAGACCAAGCTACACTGCGACTGATAAACAAACCAATGGTATGCTGTCtccaatacacattttaataaaacttacattttcagccaatgaaactgCAGATCATTTAATTATATGCTTAACCATTAAGAATTTTAATTGTCGCAGATGTTGAAATGTCCGCCTCCTGCCACTCATCTGATACATACCCCCTGCGTCACATTTTGTGTTGACAATATGTAAGCCATtgaggttgtattttaagtcagtAAGTCgacctgaagtaaaatcttaatggtAAAGAAGGGCTCTTTTGCTACACTCAGTCttcccattcttaatcatttagattttACTTCATAATATCTAACTATCACATGTTTACTGGGGGCTATAAAAGATAACTTGCCCTAGGTGTCAAAGATACCTGGGAGCAGGATCATGTTAAGACCCTCTGTCCCCAGTTTCGTGAGGGTAGAATACGTAGCATATAGattgttaacaaggtttttctataACTTAACCTTATAAGAACTACCTTTTAACTTAACCTTATAAGAACTACCTTTTGACTTTACGTGTCTTATTTATTGTCTTAACCTTgcttttattacataaaataaaattacgtCAATTGAGGCTTCTTGACCTTTGGCTTCACCATGGTGAGCTACTGTTTGACCCACTTCAATGGCATAgataatataaaacagaaacacagTAGGAACAAGTTCCATGAAATGCATCTTTGTAAGGTCATAGGCAGTAATATCTTTGTAAGGTCGTAAGTGGAAATATATTTGTAAGGTCATAAGCAGAAATATCTTTGTAAGGTCGTAGGAGGAAATATCTTTGTAAGGTCATAGGGGGAAATATCTTTGTAAGGTCGTAAGCGGAAATATCTTTGTTAGGTCGTAGGGGGAAATATCTTTGTACGGTCGAAGGCAGAAATATCCTTGTACGGTTGTAAACGAAAACATCTTTGTAAGGTCATTGGTGGGAATATCTTTGTATGGTCATAGGTGGGAATA is from Mya arenaria isolate MELC-2E11 chromosome 9, ASM2691426v1 and encodes:
- the LOC128245461 gene encoding PDZ and LIM domain protein 3-like, which produces MSRVVELRRYNTSQPWGFKMQGGSDVGLPLFVAHVSPGSIAGQARLKAGDGILRIGCVDTIGFTHEQARAEMIRSGNEIDLTVQEGIVNPPAGEETTEEDRPRMSVSDSDSPYQEVTSKTFQMMEKELPEAGQAGARPASIFDKKRQKRSAYTKADQSGYTKPFGAQ